The following are encoded together in the Oceanobacillus zhaokaii genome:
- a CDS encoding valine--tRNA ligase — MSEQEKKSLPSKYNPQEVEKGRYQFWLEGKYFEATGDPEKEPYSIVIPPPNVTGKLHLGHAWDTTMQDTISRMKRMQGYDVLWLPGMDHAGIATQAKVEAKLKEQGTNRYELGREKFLDTAWEWKEEYADFIRSQWEKMGLGLDYSRERFTLDEGLSEAVKEVFVKLYEKELIYRGEYIINWDPQTQTALSDIEVIYEEVHGKFYHMNYPIKDSDETIEIATTRPETMLGDTAVAVHPKDERYQHLIGKTVILPIVGREIQIVADEYVDMELGSGAVKITPAHDPNDFEVGNRHNLERILVMNEDGSMNENAGKYQGLDRFECRKQIVEDLQEMGVLFNIEERIHQVGHSERSGAVVEPYLSTQWFVKMQPLADEVIELQKSENKVNFVPERFENTYLGWMENIRDWCISRQLWWGHRIPAWYHKETGEVYVGKEAPQDIENWKQDEDVLDTWFSSALWPFSTMGWPDTEAEDFKRYFPTDVLVTGYDIIFFWVARMIFQSKEFTGERPFKDVLIHGLIRDEQGRKMSKSLGNGVDPMDVIDKYGADSLRYFLLTGSTPGQDLRFYWEKVESTWNFANKVWNASRFSLMNMEGFAYEDIDLTGELSLADKWILTRLNETIEHVTKNTDKYEFGEAGRHLYNFIWDELCDWYIEMAKLPLYGDDEAKKKTTRSVLAHVLDQTMRMLHPYMPFITEEIWQQLPHKGDSITVAKWPEVRSEFHDDTAAKEMKRLVAIIKSVRNIRAEVDTPMSKQISLLIQAKDDAVVEELEQEREYLERFCNPSELTIATKMAVPEKAMSAVVTGAELFLPLEGLIDFDKEMERLEKELEKWTKEVERVQKKLGNQGFVSKAPQAVVDEEKRKEQDYLDKQAKVKARLEELKG, encoded by the coding sequence TGATGTCCTGTGGTTACCTGGAATGGACCACGCGGGTATTGCAACCCAGGCAAAAGTAGAAGCAAAATTAAAAGAACAAGGCACAAATCGCTATGAATTAGGCCGTGAGAAATTCCTTGATACTGCATGGGAATGGAAGGAAGAATATGCAGATTTCATTCGCTCCCAATGGGAAAAGATGGGGCTTGGACTCGATTACTCCCGTGAACGTTTCACACTGGACGAAGGATTGTCAGAAGCGGTTAAAGAAGTATTTGTGAAGCTGTATGAAAAAGAGCTAATCTACCGCGGAGAGTATATTATTAACTGGGATCCGCAAACGCAAACTGCACTTTCTGATATTGAAGTAATCTATGAAGAGGTTCATGGTAAGTTTTATCATATGAACTATCCGATTAAGGATAGTGATGAAACAATTGAAATCGCAACAACACGTCCAGAAACAATGCTTGGTGACACAGCAGTTGCTGTCCATCCGAAAGACGAGCGCTACCAGCATTTAATCGGGAAAACAGTAATTTTACCGATTGTTGGTCGGGAGATCCAAATCGTTGCCGATGAATATGTTGATATGGAACTAGGTTCAGGAGCGGTTAAAATTACGCCAGCACATGATCCAAATGACTTTGAAGTAGGAAATCGTCATAATTTAGAACGAATACTTGTTATGAATGAAGATGGGTCAATGAATGAAAATGCAGGGAAATATCAAGGGCTTGACCGTTTTGAGTGCCGTAAACAAATCGTTGAAGATCTTCAAGAGATGGGTGTTCTCTTTAATATTGAGGAACGAATCCATCAAGTTGGTCATTCTGAACGAAGCGGCGCAGTTGTAGAACCATATTTATCAACCCAATGGTTCGTAAAAATGCAGCCACTCGCAGATGAAGTAATTGAATTGCAAAAAAGTGAAAACAAAGTAAACTTTGTCCCAGAGCGTTTTGAAAATACGTATTTAGGCTGGATGGAAAATATCCGTGATTGGTGTATTTCTCGTCAGTTATGGTGGGGACACCGTATCCCAGCTTGGTATCATAAAGAAACTGGCGAAGTATATGTTGGCAAGGAAGCACCACAGGATATCGAAAACTGGAAGCAGGATGAAGATGTACTTGATACATGGTTCTCCTCTGCATTATGGCCGTTTTCAACGATGGGATGGCCTGACACGGAAGCAGAAGATTTTAAACGATATTTCCCAACGGATGTACTTGTCACTGGATACGATATTATTTTCTTCTGGGTTGCTCGAATGATTTTCCAATCAAAAGAATTTACTGGAGAACGACCATTCAAGGATGTTCTTATTCACGGACTTATCCGAGATGAACAAGGACGAAAAATGAGTAAATCACTTGGAAATGGTGTCGATCCAATGGATGTAATCGATAAGTATGGTGCAGATTCACTTCGCTATTTCTTACTAACTGGATCAACTCCTGGGCAGGATTTACGTTTCTACTGGGAAAAAGTAGAGTCAACTTGGAATTTTGCCAATAAAGTATGGAATGCTTCCCGTTTCTCTTTGATGAACATGGAAGGCTTTGCGTACGAGGACATTGATCTTACTGGTGAGTTGTCACTAGCAGACAAATGGATCTTAACCAGACTAAACGAAACGATTGAACATGTAACGAAAAATACCGATAAATATGAATTTGGTGAAGCTGGTCGTCATCTATACAACTTTATTTGGGATGAGTTATGCGATTGGTATATCGAAATGGCGAAGCTTCCGTTATATGGCGATGATGAAGCGAAGAAGAAGACAACACGCTCCGTACTAGCCCACGTACTCGATCAAACGATGCGTATGTTACATCCATACATGCCATTTATTACGGAAGAAATCTGGCAGCAATTACCACACAAAGGGGATTCGATAACTGTAGCGAAATGGCCGGAAGTACGCAGCGAATTCCATGATGATACAGCTGCAAAGGAAATGAAACGTTTAGTTGCGATTATCAAGTCTGTACGTAACATTCGTGCAGAGGTAGATACACCGATGTCGAAACAAATAAGCTTACTAATCCAGGCAAAGGATGATGCAGTAGTGGAGGAGCTGGAGCAAGAGCGAGAATATTTGGAACGCTTCTGTAATCCTAGTGAATTAACGATTGCTACTAAAATGGCTGTACCAGAAAAAGCGATGTCAGCAGTTGTAACAGGTGCAGAACTATTCCTGCCACTGGAAGGATTAATTGATTTTGACAAAGAAATGGAACGATTGGAAAAAGAATTAGAGAAATGGACAAAAGAAGTGGAACGTGTTCAGAAGAAGCTTGGCAACCAAGGCTTTGTTAGCAAGGCACCACAAGCTGTTGTCGATGAAGAAAAACGAAAAGAACAAGATTATCTTGATAAACAAGCAAAAGTTAAAGCAAGATTAGAGGAATTAAAAGGTTAA